The genomic DNA TACCCACTCAGGACACTTTGGAAATAAAGCAGAAATATCATGACTCCTTATTCAAACATACCGGTACATCGGTTTTCTCTGGTTGACAGATTGCTTTTGGAGTTGATCTGTTCGGTCCCCTTCCCTAGCCTTTCGTCCTCCTGGTAATGGATTACACTCCCATACCACATGAGACCAGACAGGCTTTGGGTTGTGTACAAGCTGCCTCGGCACATCAAGCCCAATCAACTCCTGCTGCTGTATAGTGAAAGCCACCCCCCAAAACCAGTAGAATATGCTGGTTTGGTGTGAGCAATTCATACCAGCAACGCAAGACAGATTTTCTGATTTTATAACATACATGGACCATAGAAATTCATCCACAGGCCACCAACTATTTCATACTGGCTGTAGAACTAACAAACCCATATGTTTTGTCAAAGATTGCATGGAGACAGAGTGAGGTCTGCTGTGGCTGCTCACCTGACGGAACGACAGGTGAAGAACACAATCCTCTTCAGCCTCTTGTTGTAGAAGAAGTAGTTGAAGGACCAGAGGCTGCCTTCCTCCCCAAAGGGGTCGGAGTCCAGGTCAGGGTTGTAGCTGAGGACAAAGAGGGACATATAAATATACTTCATATACTGGTAGCAAACAAGAATcagaaaacatactgtacatgtaccttcacacacacacctgtatatgtCACATTCCTGCAGGCTAATTTCCTGGTCGATGAAGTTCCACAGCTCAGGCCCCAGGGAGTTGAACTCCACTCCAACTGATGAGTACAGGCTGCCGTTTACTGCATTCGCCACCTGGCGGAGGCACGGCACACAATCATTACAACGTCTCATTCTCCTTACAGATGAATAGACCTCTTAAGGCCTTTGCTGTACGTCGGATTCAGACTTCTACGATTATCACGTCACTGTGCAACGTCACCAAATTAAAATCTTGATTATCAACCTGGCCAGATCGTACGACTTTCTTCAGGTCTGCAATTGGCTTGCGAGGCTACGTCAGCAGACATAGGCTGTCAACTGCAGCGGTGTATTTGCCCTGTGCATGTGCCGACACCATCAGCGAAAGCCTCACTCTATGCTTAtgcgcgagtgaagtgagtttgaAAAAACAAAGAATACATCTTACAAAAAGCTCATACAAACTTTATTTGTCCGAACTCAGAAATAGGCTTCCCCAAagtaacatggtcgctgtggtagaacgttttaTTTTGACTGGCGATTTTGTGCATTCCTCAAAATCCCATCGGGTAGCCTAAACATGatgattattagggaaatcattATTCTTGCACAGCATGTAAAAGTTTCAAACTATTATACAAATTtgactattcacaataatcgtattattgtgtgcatacTCGTGTTCCTATTGGTCAGTCACCGGGATCGGCTCGTAACACTAGCCACACACTACACGACAAAGGCAAAACAAAATCTGACACACAACTTTGCCAGAGCCTACGGCTAAAATCGTACAAGTCTGCAAAGGCCTTCACAGcggtgtcaaactcaattcctGAAGGTCCTCCGTTGTACTTGATTGATCAACTAAGATTATTTATTAGTTAGGTTATAGTTAAAAGGTTATTGATAAGTCACTTGGTTGTCGAGGTCTTAATTAGACAAACTGAAAGGTGATAAAAAGGAACCAGCAGACACACGGCCCTCCAGGAATTGAGCTTGACACCTATCTTACAGCCTGTGATATTCCATAAGTCCCTTGTAGAAAATTCACCATCTCCCCCTTATGCGTAAGGCTTAGTAACAATGTGCTTCCGGGACTTGGATGGAATGATTCAGAGCATCTGTATATGAGTACGTGAGCAATTCTGAAATTAGGCTTGAACGGCCGTTTTAATTGGGCTGGTTTAAAGTCATCCCAACGTGGTCTAATCATGAGAGGAACAGAGGTAGTGCTACTGACCCAGTTGAGGCTGGGCTCCCGGCTGAACTCGTGGCCCCGAGCTGCACTGAAGTCGTAGTCGGGCCTGAATGACTCGTTGAGCGTGGTGATGAGGTAGAACAATGTCTTCCTGCAACACTTGTCAGTCAGAGGGTTCTCACCATCCTCACTGCTCTTCCCCAGTCTGTGCAAAACAATGGCGATAAGTAGAGAGCGCAAGGGAGAGAGTGGAGTTATTTGGTTGGGAAGTAAAAAATATTATTCTCCATTCATGTGCCACATAAGACTGATATTGTGATACTGGTGTTGTATCTACAGAGtagtattcattagtgcacactgtaggaaaatgtttcacaatggaaaacaaaaacaggtaGTCCCTCCCCATTGGTATCTGTTTCGTTCCTAGTGATCAGACCTGTGTTATGCAAACATTGTGTGGCTGTGGTACTTACTGGGGTGGGCTGGTGGCGCTGGACTGGGGGGGCGAGAGGGCCTCTAGGACATGTGGTTCCCCTTCCTGGCAGAACTGCTTAAACATGTGCTTGTCATCACCAGCCATCTTGCAGGAGTAGCTCTCGATCCTAAAGCGAGACAAAACCCTGAGTTAAACTGTTGGCATTGTATTAAAAGTGGAATTCCTTTAATCTAATGACTGCGGAGGACATGGGTATTGTCTCGAACTAATCATGTCCCTAATTCAATAATACAAACCGTACAGTATCTCATCTACTGACTCTCCCACGTTGTATGTTTCTTtgtgtttattgctttgaacaaGTCTTGGTTGTCTGTTTCTTTGAGTTCTATTTGAGGGATGTGGATGGAATGGCACTAGGTTGAGGGAGTCGTGCAGGGTCTGGTCATGTTTATTTTCCCCCCAACCTTAGTTATGCAAGAGAAGAGGTTGTGCAACTCAAACTCTGGCTCAGAGACACACTGTGGCCCAGTCTAATTATAGGAAGGAGCAAAGGTCAGGTGGGTGGGTGTCACATGACTGGCCTAGTTTCCATTAACAGACAAATGGGACTCACCATCTGAATTGAGtaggtcttatgtagcaaaatgtgaattggtatttttttttatatatatatatatatatatatatatatatatatatatatttttttttttttttacataggatCAAAGTAGAGAatgagctacaaaatggtatgtcatatactacatttgaggaacaatgggaaagtaattctgccttgaaagttgatcaacttgtaaactcacttttgagaaaatggcctttgaatgttttggtatctagtgaagagctctttgtctacacccattccgCATCGATCACACCCTCTAAAgcattagccccacccatctcggaGCGCTCTCAGAGCGCACACAAGACGcactggccgatgatttgttcacctctggataacataaaacagtctaaccagctctactggcaacaatttcattacacttttttgcagacatttactgacaccggccatattcaatggttGTTGTACACACACGTCACAagtcagccagctaacgttagctagttaaacaaatgCCTAACATTAGCCTCTAACTAGAAAAGAAAACAGCTCTGGGAAAAGAATAATAACCTCCGCtaaggagccagccagctaacgttagctagcagtacACTTTAGCGTAACCgttgttgtcttaagggtaaaaaatgacccgccactatgtttaacagcaaaGAAAATCCcataaattaatttgacttttCCTAGCGTGACCCCAgaattagaaaaagtgaaacatcacctttgttcatatttccatgaaagctgtacaccactggggtacaaagattgtcttagggtaaTTTTGACCCgccagttataaaataatttacacaccacaaacacacagaaattgagtgtgtgctactgattgaactcagacaaaacaaacactttattgtgcatgtgcagcatctcccctccacaAAAAAAAACACGACTCAagttcagacaaaataaaaacaatttcagacaaaataaacatttattgaaaacattgtttactaatgggaatgcagtcagaggctataaaagGTTCTCTTTGCTGAAGTCATaagtgcacgtttcagtgcccaacaggtcgtagatcagattttttttcagatacccaggaggaacaagagaacaatgatttagaagaggaggaggtatctgaaaaagaagacagggaagaatacaacccagagcacaatgcatcatcttcagatgaggAAGAAATCCCCCAAACTGAAAGAcatttttgctgttctttgacaaaaggaccatgttatatttcatcaccatGACAACTAGGGtaggatggcagcacaaaatgtcataaggatgaccccagggcccacaagacatgcagttgcccatgcccaggacatcgGCTCAACATTCTAAaagttcatcacaccagccatcgaaaaAAATCTTCCTGGAGATTACAAATTTGAAGGGTttccgtaaatatggagacaactggaaaaggatggatgaggttgacctgcgtgcctacatagggctgctaatcttagcgggtgtgtataggtcccgaggtGAGGCTACATGTAgactctgggatgcagagagtggaagggcgatTTTCCGTGCCaagatgccactgaaagtctttcacactttctcaagaatgctacgatttgataaccgcGAGTCAAGACCTGCAAAATGTGTGAGAAACTGGcagccataagagaggtctgggagaagtgggtggagcatctgccatacctctacaaccctgggcctgaggtaacagtggatgagcaactggttccattcagaggtacatttttattttcatatctgaaatgtgattttcactgttcattttatGTATTGCTGTAAAATCATTGActtgtgattgttttctgtgacattGATACCAATTACTGATTGTTATCTCTTTTGTCCAAAGGTTGCTGTCCTTTCCAGaagtatatgcccagcaagccagcaaagtatggcatcaagatatgggtgggCTGTGATGCACAATCCAGCTACGATTGGAAGATGCAAGTTCacacagggaagccgaccagtggaggcccggagaagaaccaggggatgcgggttgtgcttaatgtgacagatggactgaagGGGCACAATGTCACTATTTCTTATGAagtcagccagcagctcctgaagaggaagatcaccatggttggcacagttagaaagaacaagtcTGAGCTCCACCCTGCACTCCTCTCAAGGGGGAGAGAGAcctcaaagtttgccttcacccccaccaccactctagtttcttacctcccaaagaggaagaagaatgtggtcctcctgagcacactgcacaaaacggctgagataagtgatcgtgaggacaggaaaccagccatcatcctggactacaaccacaacaaaggaggcatggacaacctggacaaggtgattggaacttacagctgcaggaggatgactttctgctggcccctggtcatcttccataacatcattgtgtcctcatacaatgccttcgtgatatggaacaagatcaaccctacctggatgcctgataagtggAAAAAGAGGTTGTTCCTAGAGAAGCTGgaaaaggcacttgtaaccccacacattcaaagacgGGAGCGTCTCCCCCggacagcagcctctgcagcacaTGTGAAAGCTgctcagggggctgaatcttgtcctgatccacctgaggctgcagcaggcaaaaggaggagatgccaattatgccccccaaagaaggactgtaaaacaaatactatatgctgcacatgtgagaaatacatctcaAAGTatcaaagtccatgcacacacacttacatactgTCCTATATGTGCTAATTACACTCAATTTAttttcttcacgtttttgttttgtatccatCTTATTTATaaaccttgtgggtgggggcaatggttaaaaaaaatgggagaagactagaaTTTTGTAGTTTAATTCCTCATTGTTTAGTATAAgaatatcactatgttgccaaaaaggTTCAAGACTTATGGTTTCCCTTCaagaaaatgcattcaaaactactttctgcacatttctgctacacAAGTCCTATCTCACAaaatatgtttacacctatgcagtacctttaacaataataaacctctacttcagtaaagaaaacaatgacaggtgtgttgtaataaaaatgagtggtgtccactgattaaatgcagtctttctgcattgtgaaaaGGGAAAACCCCGATtttgattttaacaaacaattggtcccccaaaaaaatgcagatttcaaaatcccgatgtggccctcgagccaaaaagTCTGCCCACCCCTGCTATATAGGATAGTTGCTTGtgtatgtaggcctatttgtaacagacttcctggttaaatataacattttatccAAAAACAGTCATTCTATGGAAAACTATGATAGAATGTGAACCTCAAACATGTGACTGCATGCTCTGTTTTGTATCATTATGGGTATAGTTGAATATTTCTGAGTAATTGCAGACTTTGGCTTTTTTGCGGGGTGGAAAGAATCAGCCTCAGAGTCAAATTGTGCCAGCTTGGCCTCTGCTGCCATCATGGGCCATACTAATCCAGTAAGCAGCAGGCTAAACACCATCAGTGCccagctgtgagtgtgtgtatgctcCATACCACTCTCCATTACAGTATAAAAATAGCCACAAAGGCCTGTTAGAGGACACCCTGTCCTGGGTCAGACTGCCCCATGGGTCAGAACCATGAAAGGGGTCACCACCACCGTTCCCACTGGTTCCACAACCTACAGTCCTTTGTAAAATCACTGCTCCTACTGTTACCTCAATGCCTGCTGCAGTTGAGTAAATCTACCCCCGTTGCGTAACACAACACTCATCCACCATCCTAAGGGATCAATACATTTTGAGCGATTACACCTCCTTAGCAAAATCGTCCATATTACCAGTAATCACTACAGGGCTTGATGGGGATTAGGGCTCAATTCCTATGGCAATCCTATTGCATAAAACCCAATATTGCCTCATCTGGTCCTGCTCAGGTACTTTTTAGGTAGCCTACACCACATCTTTAGCACAGAGACACACCTCTGTGGGAGTTCAGTTGACCATATTATTCTGACAGTTTGTTGTTTACCTCTGTTTTTACATATGCAGTGTCCTCAGCTTTGACTTTACCCTTCATAGGCTGTATGGTTTTGTTGATGCTCCCAGAGAGCCTCAAAGTGTTACGCTTGCCTTTTAAAAATAGAGCCTATTAACCCAATAAGAAATACACCCCTGAAGAGAGGCACAGAATGCATGCACCATCCACAGAGGAGGCAGGGTGAGGGGTGTGTTATGGTCCATGAACAGCTGATCCTGTAGTAGTAGCAGCCTACAGTTCCATCTGTCACCATGCACCTGCGGTTCACACACAGGCCTACTAAAGGACAGCACATTTAGTCACGGTTAAAAATTTGAACCTACAGtcccattcaaaagtttgggacacctactcattcaagagattttattttttacattgtagaatattagtaaagaaactatgaaataacacatggaattatgtagcaaccaaaagtgttaaacaaaatatatatatattttatatccgtcaaagtagctacccttcgccttgatgacagctttgcacactcttggcattctctcaaccagcttcaatcaatcaaatgtatttataaagccctttttacatcagccgatgtcaaagTGCTACACAGAAACAACAGGGttgcctaaaccccaaacagcaagcaatgcagatgtagaagcacggtggctaggaaaaactcattagaaaggcaggaacctaggaagaaacctagaaagggaCCAAGGCTccgagaggtggccagtcctcttctggctgtgccggggtggagattataacactacatggccaagatattcaaACCTTCATAGATGACCCACAGGGTCAAatgataataatcacagtggttgtagagggtgcaacaggtcagcacctcaggagtaagtgtcagttggctttcatagcatcacctggaatgcttttccaacagtcttgaaggagttcccaaatacgTTGaccatttgttggctgcttttccttcactctgcggtacaactcatcccaaaccatctcaattgggttgaggtcaggtgattgtggaggccaagtcatctgaagcagcactccatcactctccttcttggtcaaatagcccttacacagcctggaggtgtattgggtcattgttctgttgaaaaacaaatgatagtgggactaagggcaaaccagatggtattgcgtattgctgcagaatgctgtggtagccatgctggttaagtgtgccttgaattctaaataaatcacagaccgtgtgatcagaccaaaggacagattttcaccggtctaatgtccattgctcgtgtttcttggcccaagcaagtctctttttcttattggtgtcctttagtagtggtttctttgcagcaattttacCACGAAGGCCCGATTCacgcagttgatgttgagatgtgtctgttacttgaactctgaagcatttatttgggccgcaatttctgaggctggtaactctaatgaacttatcctttgaaGCAgcggtgactctgggtcttcctttcctgtggcggtcctcatgagagccagtttcatcatagcgcttgatggtttttgtgactgcacttgaagaaactttaaaagtaaTTTACATTTTCGGTAtttattgaccttcatgtcttaaagtaatgatggactgtcgtttctctttgcttatttgagctgttcttgccattatatgaacttggtcatttaccaaatagggctatcttctgtataccaacccctaTCTTgccacaactgattgtctcaaacgcattaaggaaagaaattccacaaattaactaaacaaggcacacctgttaattgaaatgcattccaggtgactaccttatgaagctggttgagagagtgacaagtgtgcaaagctgtcatcaaggcaaagggtggctactttgaagaatctcaaatataaaatattttgatttgtttaacacttttttggttactacatgattccatgtgttacttcatagttgatgtcttcactattattctacaatgtagaaaatagtaaataataaaaataaaaaacttgaatgagtaggtgcgtcctaacttttgaatggtactgtatgtgttagtcATGCAACAGTAACGCAGGCTTTACAAAACACTTTGTGACAAGTGATTAGATATGAGGTAATTTGATCGACTAATGATGCTGGTCTAGTGCTGTTATGGTAATTACCTTCCAAGGATGCGAGACTCTCCCGTTTCAACACAGAGTTGAGAGCTCAGGGCTTCAAAACTGCTGTTCTCTAACAGTTTCATTGCTGCCTGTGAGAGGAAAGGGAAATGTTAAAATAGACAGTCCATCAGACATTCAAGAATACTTTTTCACGGCTTCCTTAGTGGGAAAACAGGGCGTATGcaataaatgtttttgtattattctgtatgtaaagcTGGGATACTCCATTTAGTAAAATATGTTACTTTTCGTAAGGTATGTATTagtttgcagtggtgtaaagtacttaagtaaaaatactttaaagtactactaaagtatttttggggggatatctttactattcatatttttgatgagttttactttcacttcactacattcctgaagaaaataatgtactttttactccatacattttctctgacacccaaaagtacttataacattgtgaatgcttagcaggacaggaaaatggtctaattcacacacctataaaaatccctggtcatccctactgcatctgatctggcactcattaaacacaaatgctttgtttgtaaattaagtCTGAGTgtcggagtgtgcccctggcaatccataaatctaaaaaaaaaattgtgccatctggtttgcttaatataagtaatttgaaattatttgtacttttGATACGCAAGTATATTTAAACCcaaacttaatttttttttttttactcaagtagaattttactgggtgacctttacttttacttgagtcattttctattaaggtgtctttacttttactcaagtattacaattggttactttttccaccactgtcagtTTGTGAaatccatcacccatttcatatgatatgaattacaattcgtattatgttatgaatttgctaaatgtacaatatgttacaaattctaacTAGGTGCTTAAATGTTTGCTAAATTTGCTAAGTAGTTATAAAGTAGATAAAAAAGTAGTATGTTTAACagttgctaaagttgtctgtgatgagattggAACTTGCAACCTTGGGGTTGCTAGACCTTCGCATTATGtcaacccatccaccccgaccaaccactctACTTAAGTATCCATCTCTCATAAAACTATACCAAACTTAAAATACCATACTAACTTTAGATTTCCCAGATTTCGcatactatgttacgtctagtctatgataCCAGGCTGGTGGACAGTCTCCAAGCTCAATGCTATAGATACAGTAGCTGCACCCCGAGATAAATTAGTTAGTTACATTGCACTGTTTAGTGTTTGATTCCACTGGCCAATTTAATAAGCATAGGATAGGGGGGCAACCAAAGATCCttaagtattctaattcctaattccaTGGGGGCACCCCGTGGCCGTGGGGAAATGTGGAAAGTAAACAAAACGACCAACCCCTTTCTGTCTAGCTGACCCCTCCCCCACTAAACCCCTGCTTGCTAGGTAGttggctacagtagctagctaatctACACATTTCACATaaacattcttcttaccaaagatAACGTCGACGCTCTTTGTGAAACTGAAATGTCTTTACCAATTTCACTGATGATGTTTCTCTTAGCGGGCGAGGACGCGCCACAGATTTGTTGTTGTTATgcaagttagctagcaagcaCTGACTGTGTCAAAGCAGTTAGTTCCTAAACTTCAGCAATTTAAAAAGATACTCGTACGAGATTGATTTATCGTTAAAGCTTTTATCGAAAAACTTCTTATGCCGATTAAATGAGACGACATCAAGTCCAAAGAACCCCTGAATCCGTCTGACTTGGATTGCAGCGGCATCCCTTTCGACAGATTTACGTTGACCGAgataagctaacgttagcttgctagttaCAGTTTCTGTCAGATCAAGTCTCCTTTTCGAAGCGACTTGATCCCTTGCACTGCTTCTGTCTACTTCGCAAAGTCCCAGTGTAATTTTTGATTAGCAATACTGATAATTTGAAGGCAAACCACACAACAGCGTCGATGAAAACGTAATAAATCCACTGTATTTAACTCCCGCCCACTGTAAACCATGATGTACATTTTCATTGTCAAAGACCACACCTACTTATTTTGAGTGTCGCTTTGTAGTGCTCTGAATGGCTGACTGCCATGTCGTTATAAACCACTGATGGTTATGATTGGTCAAAATGGTGTGTCGTTTAATAATTCTAGATTGACAGGCGATGTACGGCCCTGTTGGAAGTCAAATGCATCAATTCTTCCGACAACAAAAGCAGTGGCAACCCTTAACTGCATGATAACAATGCCTA from Salvelinus sp. IW2-2015 linkage group LG27, ASM291031v2, whole genome shotgun sequence includes the following:
- the maf1b gene encoding MAF1 homolog, negative regulator of RNA polymerase III b yields the protein MKLLENSSFEALSSQLCVETGESRILGRIESYSCKMAGDDKHMFKQFCQEGEPHVLEALSPPQSSATSPPQLGKSSEDGENPLTDKCCRKTLFYLITTLNESFRPDYDFSAARGHEFSREPSLNWVANAVNGSLYSSVGVEFNSLGPELWNFIDQEISLQECDIYSYNPDLDSDPFGEEGSLWSFNYFFYNKRLKRIVFFTCRSVSVLSGYGRGCLDNELDMELDDDEEIEGFTEDRFPKALCV